A single window of Watersipora subatra chromosome 11, tzWatSuba1.1, whole genome shotgun sequence DNA harbors:
- the LOC137408015 gene encoding internalin A-like: MFVELTDLTDLTDLTDLTDLTDLTDLTDLTDLTDLTDLTDLTDLTDLTDLTDLTDLTDLTDLTDLTDLTDLTDLTDLTDLTDLTDLTDLTDLTDLTDLTDLTDLTDLTDLTDLTDLTDLTDLTDLTDLTDLTDLTDLTDLTDLTDLTDLTDLTDLTDVN; the protein is encoded by the coding sequence ATGTTCGTAGAGCTGACTGACTTGACTGACTTGACTGACTTGACTGACTTGACTGACTTGACTGACTTGACTGACTTGACTGATTTGACTGACTTGACTGACTTGACTGACTTGACTGACTTGACTGACTTGACTGACTTGACTGACTTGACTGACTTGACTGACTTGACTGACTTGACTGACTTGACTGACTTGACTGACTTGACTGACTTGACTGACTTGACTGACTTGACTGACTTGACTGACTTGACTGACTTGACTGACTTGACTGACTTGACTGACTTGACTGACTTGACTGACTTGACTGACTTGACTGACTTGACTGACTTGACTGACTTGACTGACTTGACTGACTTGACTGACTTGACTGACTTGACTGACTTGACTGACTTGACTGACTTGACTGACTTGACTGACTTGACTGACTTGACTGACTTGACTGACTTGACTGACTTGACTGACTTGACTGACGTGAATTGA